Proteins encoded together in one Miscanthus floridulus cultivar M001 chromosome 16, ASM1932011v1, whole genome shotgun sequence window:
- the LOC136513901 gene encoding uncharacterized protein isoform X2, with product MDDGGGGASEADTGGAGAACEAGAGSLREPSTARAGAAVSRAGAGSPRDASTATGGAACTAAGCTGLDTNTSYLLKIKLLGNRKKARKDVKCFSFDMVVDSDLSNYMDFIESIVDKYPPGYLEVAHIQYYDHVLKTFPKVNSDQDLMYMFDMHNKEKVVDMFIIYCDPSETFEPITEWDFDGEEQPDSNRVQADDDYLRNPNPMNEHVGVDEETIYMQNEPINALSVVGCSDRGKEKVVAKDEDDFEDDSESDLQCDIDLEDDSEVEVEPEQGYEEVNHHPIVDYDEEDPPMEPGSTYPNMAEFKLALCQHAIKHEFEFATEKSSKQRFRGYCSRKVLDNCPWKIHASTTVDKVTVVVKKNNFKHDCSSTRRKKKVKNGTKHWVCKKVKDFLIEDATLGARELQKKIKEHHKVHIHYKRVYYGQKLALQQLYGDWDSSFNKLFRFKAQVENSCPGSLVIIDHYTINEKIRFRRFFFALKPCIDGFLNGCRPYLAVDSTFLTGRFKGQLASANAVDGHNWLYPVCVGVFDSETNENWIWFMSKLREAIGSPRGLAISTDAGQAVMAGVAEVFPQAEHRECMFHLVSNFKKKYHGKVFDDHLWAAAYSWNTYLFEKHWTKMEKAKPAATNYLRKCHKKLWTRSQFRTICKVDYVTNNLAESFNNWIKDLKAMNLDDFMDKLRQLLMVKWNQRRKIGKKLDGLILPHIIKMLNEKSRELTLQVSECSEDVAEVTAFGGSGFRFVVNLVDRTCSCRQWDVSGIPCKHALAFITSLTNEPIEKHVDLYYSIEKFRAAYSALIPALPDKSQWPKSEHEFFMHPPLLKAVAGRPKTERHKGCSDNKRKKGQHQCPICKDYGHHWHNCKKGSKEDIEAMKAVRGPPKKRKNAIVSDQSSIMALEDEAPAASMSFPPSQNLEATTTKKRKHADLCSEASKSQSMEISSNKKGKLGNSNSAGSKRSRSGSNQPEGLSIGEPEGVKKGKGKMKKVISKKTPKKKLVLDSPAMGTRSKMVQPASPAMSTRSKRRLSL from the exons atggacgacggcggcggcggagcatcAGAGGCCGACACGGGCGGGGCTGGAGCCGCATGCGAGGCCGGGGCGGGCTCCCTACGCGAGCCCAGCACGGCCAGGGCGGGCGCCGCCGTTAGCAGGGCCGGGGCAGGCTCCCCGCGCGACGCCAGCACGGCCACGGGTGGGGCGGCCTGCACTGCGGCCGGCTGTACAGG GCTGGATACAAATACCAGTTATTTGCTGAAAATCAAATTGCTTGGCAATCGCAAAAAGGCTAGAAAGGATGTCAAATGTTTTAGTTTTGATATGGTTGTCGATTCGGACTTGTCAAATTATATGGATTTCATTGAGTCAATTGTAGACAAGTATCCACCAGGTTATTTGGAAGTTGCTCATATTCAGTACTATGATCATGTTCTGAAAACTTTTCCAAAAGTAAATTCAGACCAAGATTTGATGTACATGTTTGATATGCACAATAAGGAGAAGGTTGTAGACATGTTTATTATTTATTGTGATCCCTCTGAAACATTTGAGCCTATCACTGAATGGGATTTTGATGGGGAAGAGCAACCTGACAGCAACAGGGTCCAAGCTGATGATGATTATCTAAGAAATCCAAATCCAATGAATGAACATGTCGGTGTTGATGAGGAGACAATTTACATGCAAAATGAACCTATCAATGCTCTAAGTGTGGTTGGGTGTTCTGATAGAGGGAAGGAAAAGGTTGTGGCTAAGGATGAAGATGATTTCGAGGATGACTCGGAATCTGACTTACAGTGTGACATTGATTTGGAGGATGACTCAGAGGTTGAAGTAGAGCCTGAGCAGGGATATGAAGAAGTAAATCATCACCCAATTGTTGATTATGATGAAGAAGATCCTCCTATGGAACCAGGCTCTACTTATCCTAATATGGCCGAGTTCAAGTTGGCTCTTTGTCAGCATGCAATCAAACATGAATTTGAATTCGCCACAGAGAAGAGTTCAAAGCAGAGGTTTAGGGGTTACTGTTCAAGGAAGGTCTTGGATAACTGTCCATGGAAAATACATGCTTCTACAACAGTAGACAAAGTGACTGTAGTG GTCAAGAAGAACAACTTTAAGCATGATTGCTCTAGCACTAGAAGGAAAAAGAAGGTGAAGAATGGAACTAAACATTGGGTATGCAAGAAGGTGAAGGACTTTTTAATAGAAGATGCTACTTTAGGAGCAAGAGAACTGCAAAAGAAGATTAAGGAACATCACAAAGTGCATATTCACTACAAGAGAGTATATTATGGCCAGAAGTTAGCATTGCAACAATTATATGGTGATTGGGACAGCAGCTTCAACAAATTGTTTAGGTTCAAGGCACAAGTGGAGAACTCTTGCCCTGGTAGCTTAGTAATCATTGATCACTACACAATAAATGAGAAAATCAGATTTAGGAGATTCTTCTTTGCATTGAAACCTTGCATAGATGGCTTTCTTAATGGTTGCAGACCTTACTTGGCAGTGGACAGTACGTTCTTGACAGGCAGGTTCAAGGGGCAATTGGCAAGTGCTAATGCAGTTGATGGCCACAATTGGTTGTATCCAGTTTGTGTTGGTGTTTTTGATTCAGAAACTAATGAAAATTGGATCTGGTTCATGAGTAAGCTCAGGGAGGCTATTGGGTCACCAAGGGGATTAGCAATAAGCACAGATGCAGGGCAGGCAGTGATGGCAGGGGTTGCTGAAGTGTTCCCTCAAGCAGAGCATAGGGAGTGCATGTTCCACTTGGTTAGCAATTTCAAGAAGAAGTATCATGGGAAGGTTTTTGATGACCACCTTTGGGCAGCAGCTTACTCATGGAACACATACTTGTTTGAGAAACATTGGACTAAAATGGAGAAAGCAAAGCCTGCTGCAACAAATTACCTAAGAAAGTGTCACAAGAAGTTGTGGACAAGAAGTCAATTCAGAACCATTTGTAAAGTTGACTATGTGACCAACAACTTGGCTGAGTCCTTCAACAATTGGATTAAGGACCTTAAGGCTATGAATCTCGATGATTTCATGGACAAGCTTAGACAATTACTTATGGTGAAGTGGAACCAAAGAAGGAAAATTGGGAAGAAATTAGATGGCTTGATTTTGCCTCACATAATTAAGATGTTGAATGAGAAAAGCAGAGAATTGACCTTGCAAGTATCAGAGTGCTCAGAAGATGTGGCTGAAGTGACAGCATTTGGTGGTAGTGGCTTTCGGTTTGTGGTGAATTTGGTTGACAGGACATGTTCTTGTAGACAATGGGATGTATCTGGCATTCCTTGCAAACATGCACTAGCATTTATTACCTCACTTACTAATGAACCTattgagaaacatgttgatttgtactACTCCATTGAGAAGTTTAGAGCAGCTTATAGTGCACTAATCCCTGCTTTGCCTGACAAGTCTCAATGGCCTAAATCTGAGCATGAATTTTTCATGCATCCACCACTGCTGAAAGCTGTTGCTGGTAGGCCTAAAACTGAGAGGCACAAAGGCTGTAGTGACAATAAAAGGAAGAAAGGGCAGCACCAATGCCCTATATGTAAAGACTATGGCCACCATTGGCACAACTGCAAAAAGGGAAGCAAAGAAGACATAGAAGCAATGAAAGCTGTGAG AGGACCaccaaaaaagagaaaaaatgcaATTGTATCTGATCAAAGTTCCATTATGGCATTGGAAGATGAAGCTCCAGCAGCTTCTATGTCCTTTCCACCAAG TCAAAATTTGGAGGCTACAACTACTAAAAAGAGAAAACATGCTGACTTGTGTTCTGAAGCTTCAAAAAG CCAAAGCATGGAAATTTCAAGTAACAAAAAGGGAAAACTTGGTAACTCGAACTCTGCAGGCTCCAAAAG GTCACGAAGTGGCTCCAATCAGCCCGAGGGACTTTCAATTGGCGAACCTGAAGGTGTTAAGAAGGGGAAGGGCAAAATGAAGAAGGTAATTTCTAAAAAGACTCCAAAAAAGAAGTTGGTACTTGATAGCCCTGCAATGGGCACAAGGAGCAAAATGGTTCAGCCCGCAAGTCCTGCAATGAGCACAAGGAGTAAAAGAAGACTGAGTTTGTGA
- the LOC136513901 gene encoding uncharacterized protein isoform X1, with product MDDGGGGASEADTGGAGAACEAGAGSLREPSTARAGAAVSRAGAGSPRDASTATGGAACTAAGCTGLDTNTSYLLKIKLLGNRKKARKDVKCFSFDMVVDSDLSNYMDFIESIVDKYPPGYLEVAHIQYYDHVLKTFPKVNSDQDLMYMFDMHNKEKVVDMFIIYCDPSETFEPITEWDFDGEEQPDSNRVQADDDYLRNPNPMNEHVGVDEETIYMQNEPINALSVVGCSDRGKEKVVAKDEDDFEDDSESDLQCDIDLEDDSEVEVEPEQGYEEVNHHPIVDYDEEDPPMEPGSTYPNMAEFKLALCQHAIKHEFEFATEKSSKQRFRGYCSRKVLDNCPWKIHASTTVDKVTVVVKKNNFKHDCSSTRRKKKVKNGTKHWVCKKVKDFLIEDATLGARELQKKIKEHHKVHIHYKRVYYGQKLALQQLYGDWDSSFNKLFRFKAQVENSCPGSLVIIDHYTINEKIRFRRFFFALKPCIDGFLNGCRPYLAVDSTFLTGRFKGQLASANAVDGHNWLYPVCVGVFDSETNENWIWFMSKLREAIGSPRGLAISTDAGQAVMAGVAEVFPQAEHRECMFHLVSNFKKKYHGKVFDDHLWAAAYSWNTYLFEKHWTKMEKAKPAATNYLRKCHKKLWTRSQFRTICKVDYVTNNLAESFNNWIKDLKAMNLDDFMDKLRQLLMVKWNQRRKIGKKLDGLILPHIIKMLNEKSRELTLQVSECSEDVAEVTAFGGSGFRFVVNLVDRTCSCRQWDVSGIPCKHALAFITSLTNEPIEKHVDLYYSIEKFRAAYSALIPALPDKSQWPKSEHEFFMHPPLLKAVAGRPKTERHKGCSDNKRKKGQHQCPICKDYGHHWHNCKKGSKEDIEAMKAVRGPPKKRKNAIVSDQSSIMALEDEAPAASMSFPPSQNLEATTTKKRKHADLCSEASKSSQSMEISSNKKGKLGNSNSAGSKRSRSGSNQPEGLSIGEPEGVKKGKGKMKKVISKKTPKKKLVLDSPAMGTRSKMVQPASPAMSTRSKRRLSL from the exons atggacgacggcggcggcggagcatcAGAGGCCGACACGGGCGGGGCTGGAGCCGCATGCGAGGCCGGGGCGGGCTCCCTACGCGAGCCCAGCACGGCCAGGGCGGGCGCCGCCGTTAGCAGGGCCGGGGCAGGCTCCCCGCGCGACGCCAGCACGGCCACGGGTGGGGCGGCCTGCACTGCGGCCGGCTGTACAGG GCTGGATACAAATACCAGTTATTTGCTGAAAATCAAATTGCTTGGCAATCGCAAAAAGGCTAGAAAGGATGTCAAATGTTTTAGTTTTGATATGGTTGTCGATTCGGACTTGTCAAATTATATGGATTTCATTGAGTCAATTGTAGACAAGTATCCACCAGGTTATTTGGAAGTTGCTCATATTCAGTACTATGATCATGTTCTGAAAACTTTTCCAAAAGTAAATTCAGACCAAGATTTGATGTACATGTTTGATATGCACAATAAGGAGAAGGTTGTAGACATGTTTATTATTTATTGTGATCCCTCTGAAACATTTGAGCCTATCACTGAATGGGATTTTGATGGGGAAGAGCAACCTGACAGCAACAGGGTCCAAGCTGATGATGATTATCTAAGAAATCCAAATCCAATGAATGAACATGTCGGTGTTGATGAGGAGACAATTTACATGCAAAATGAACCTATCAATGCTCTAAGTGTGGTTGGGTGTTCTGATAGAGGGAAGGAAAAGGTTGTGGCTAAGGATGAAGATGATTTCGAGGATGACTCGGAATCTGACTTACAGTGTGACATTGATTTGGAGGATGACTCAGAGGTTGAAGTAGAGCCTGAGCAGGGATATGAAGAAGTAAATCATCACCCAATTGTTGATTATGATGAAGAAGATCCTCCTATGGAACCAGGCTCTACTTATCCTAATATGGCCGAGTTCAAGTTGGCTCTTTGTCAGCATGCAATCAAACATGAATTTGAATTCGCCACAGAGAAGAGTTCAAAGCAGAGGTTTAGGGGTTACTGTTCAAGGAAGGTCTTGGATAACTGTCCATGGAAAATACATGCTTCTACAACAGTAGACAAAGTGACTGTAGTG GTCAAGAAGAACAACTTTAAGCATGATTGCTCTAGCACTAGAAGGAAAAAGAAGGTGAAGAATGGAACTAAACATTGGGTATGCAAGAAGGTGAAGGACTTTTTAATAGAAGATGCTACTTTAGGAGCAAGAGAACTGCAAAAGAAGATTAAGGAACATCACAAAGTGCATATTCACTACAAGAGAGTATATTATGGCCAGAAGTTAGCATTGCAACAATTATATGGTGATTGGGACAGCAGCTTCAACAAATTGTTTAGGTTCAAGGCACAAGTGGAGAACTCTTGCCCTGGTAGCTTAGTAATCATTGATCACTACACAATAAATGAGAAAATCAGATTTAGGAGATTCTTCTTTGCATTGAAACCTTGCATAGATGGCTTTCTTAATGGTTGCAGACCTTACTTGGCAGTGGACAGTACGTTCTTGACAGGCAGGTTCAAGGGGCAATTGGCAAGTGCTAATGCAGTTGATGGCCACAATTGGTTGTATCCAGTTTGTGTTGGTGTTTTTGATTCAGAAACTAATGAAAATTGGATCTGGTTCATGAGTAAGCTCAGGGAGGCTATTGGGTCACCAAGGGGATTAGCAATAAGCACAGATGCAGGGCAGGCAGTGATGGCAGGGGTTGCTGAAGTGTTCCCTCAAGCAGAGCATAGGGAGTGCATGTTCCACTTGGTTAGCAATTTCAAGAAGAAGTATCATGGGAAGGTTTTTGATGACCACCTTTGGGCAGCAGCTTACTCATGGAACACATACTTGTTTGAGAAACATTGGACTAAAATGGAGAAAGCAAAGCCTGCTGCAACAAATTACCTAAGAAAGTGTCACAAGAAGTTGTGGACAAGAAGTCAATTCAGAACCATTTGTAAAGTTGACTATGTGACCAACAACTTGGCTGAGTCCTTCAACAATTGGATTAAGGACCTTAAGGCTATGAATCTCGATGATTTCATGGACAAGCTTAGACAATTACTTATGGTGAAGTGGAACCAAAGAAGGAAAATTGGGAAGAAATTAGATGGCTTGATTTTGCCTCACATAATTAAGATGTTGAATGAGAAAAGCAGAGAATTGACCTTGCAAGTATCAGAGTGCTCAGAAGATGTGGCTGAAGTGACAGCATTTGGTGGTAGTGGCTTTCGGTTTGTGGTGAATTTGGTTGACAGGACATGTTCTTGTAGACAATGGGATGTATCTGGCATTCCTTGCAAACATGCACTAGCATTTATTACCTCACTTACTAATGAACCTattgagaaacatgttgatttgtactACTCCATTGAGAAGTTTAGAGCAGCTTATAGTGCACTAATCCCTGCTTTGCCTGACAAGTCTCAATGGCCTAAATCTGAGCATGAATTTTTCATGCATCCACCACTGCTGAAAGCTGTTGCTGGTAGGCCTAAAACTGAGAGGCACAAAGGCTGTAGTGACAATAAAAGGAAGAAAGGGCAGCACCAATGCCCTATATGTAAAGACTATGGCCACCATTGGCACAACTGCAAAAAGGGAAGCAAAGAAGACATAGAAGCAATGAAAGCTGTGAG AGGACCaccaaaaaagagaaaaaatgcaATTGTATCTGATCAAAGTTCCATTATGGCATTGGAAGATGAAGCTCCAGCAGCTTCTATGTCCTTTCCACCAAG TCAAAATTTGGAGGCTACAACTACTAAAAAGAGAAAACATGCTGACTTGTGTTCTGAAGCTTCAAAAAG TAGCCAAAGCATGGAAATTTCAAGTAACAAAAAGGGAAAACTTGGTAACTCGAACTCTGCAGGCTCCAAAAG GTCACGAAGTGGCTCCAATCAGCCCGAGGGACTTTCAATTGGCGAACCTGAAGGTGTTAAGAAGGGGAAGGGCAAAATGAAGAAGGTAATTTCTAAAAAGACTCCAAAAAAGAAGTTGGTACTTGATAGCCCTGCAATGGGCACAAGGAGCAAAATGGTTCAGCCCGCAAGTCCTGCAATGAGCACAAGGAGTAAAAGAAGACTGAGTTTGTGA